From a single Candidatus Eisenbacteria bacterium genomic region:
- a CDS encoding T9SS type A sorting domain-containing protein — translation MVDEAQHEEGAMSSRKILLPCSILFLSILFLVAAATLGSAAMQMRAQVVASGGAQMQGEDFAIRCTVGQPGIGVITNPWHIDNVGFWGPVWWSASDTPEPVAVLPASFALRAAFPNPLSEQTTIRYAVPRRSIVSVKLYDPLGREVRALVDGWSEPGDRIASLDASGLPGGVYLCRMVAEGFAKTEKLVVVK, via the coding sequence ATGGTGGACGAGGCGCAGCACGAGGAGGGCGCGATGAGTTCGAGGAAGATCCTGCTTCCCTGTTCGATCCTGTTCCTGTCGATCCTGTTCTTGGTCGCAGCGGCCACGCTCGGGTCCGCGGCGATGCAGATGCGCGCGCAGGTGGTCGCGAGCGGCGGCGCGCAGATGCAGGGCGAGGACTTCGCCATCCGCTGCACCGTCGGCCAGCCCGGCATCGGGGTGATCACCAATCCCTGGCACATCGACAACGTCGGCTTCTGGGGTCCCGTCTGGTGGAGCGCGAGCGACACTCCCGAGCCGGTCGCGGTGCTTCCGGCCTCGTTCGCACTGCGGGCCGCATTCCCGAATCCCCTCTCCGAGCAGACGACGATCCGGTATGCGGTGCCGAGGCGCTCGATCGTTTCCGTGAAGCTCTACGACCCATTGGGGCGGGAGGTGCGGGCGCTCGTCGACGGTTGGTCCGAGCCCGGCGACCGGATCGCGAGCCTCGACGCTTCGGGCCTGCCCGGCGGCGTCTATCTCTGCCGCATGGTCGCCGAGGGGTTCGCCAAGACGGAGAAGCTGGTGGTGGTGAAGTAG